The genomic segment TCCCGGAATTTTCTCCTGGATAAGGAACACCCCATGATGAGACTGCTGGGGTCTTTAAAAATACCAGTTGTAGCCACCCACTGGGGAGGGGCCAATACAGACTTTTCCACTGTCACCATCAACGACAAACAGGCAGGATACCAGGCCGTTAAATATCTGTTGGACAAGGGACATGCAAGAATAGGTATGATATATAAAAATGATGTTCAGGCCGCCTGCTTTCGTTACGACGGTTACTGCCGTGCCATGAAAGAAGCGGGGCTGGAAGTCCTTCCGGAACTGATTGTCTCCTACGATGATCAGGACGAAGCCCGGGATAAAAACCAGGGGTATATCTGTACTGAAGAACTCTTTTATAAATCCGGTAAAAATGTAACAGCCCTGTTTTATTTCAATGACAATATTGCCCTTCAGGGTTACGAAGCTCTGAAAGAGTTGAACCTGAATATCCCTGATGATATTTCAGTCATGGGTTTTGACAATTTCCATCATACCCATCTGGTCAATCCGCCATTAACCACTTTTGAACACCCCAAATACAACCTGGGAAAATGGGCTGCCAAAATTCTGATTGATGAAATTGAGCAGGGAGAACGCATGATGCCTATGGAACTGATTTTTGAACCTGTTCTGATAGAGAGAGAGAGTGTTAAGGATTTAACATTACAATAATCAGGTTCCGGTTCTTGTTTTCAGGAATTGTCCCCGCCCTTTTTCGGCCTTGAACTCACCCTCTTCCACAAGAATATTCCCCCGGCTGATTGTCACAGACGGTCTCCCTTTCAGGATCATTCCGTCATAGGGTGTCCAGCCGGCTGTTTCCTGCAATTCCCCGGGAGTCACAGTCCACTCCACATCAGGATCAAATACCACAATATCCGCGTCTTTGCCGATAGCAATCTCGCCCTTTTCCTTCAATCCGAACAGGGCGGCTGGTGTGGTACAGCAGAGGTCTACCCATTCACTCAGAGAGATGAGTTCTTTACCAACCCCCTCGGAATACAAGGCGGAAAAACGGAT from the Oceanispirochaeta sp. genome contains:
- a CDS encoding GntR family transcriptional regulator, whose translation is MKPKFVQVKNYLLNLFEREQFVNGRQLPTEFELMDELDVSRNTIRKAILELENEGIVNRKHGSGTFFTALKEEKSSSGGLIGLGNFYFMDYIYPEIIRGIEDTLYKSGYSLVLANCNQDYSRELASIQRLVDQGIKGLILEPSRNFLLDKEHPMMRLLGSLKIPVVATHWGGANTDFSTVTINDKQAGYQAVKYLLDKGHARIGMIYKNDVQAACFRYDGYCRAMKEAGLEVLPELIVSYDDQDEARDKNQGYICTEELFYKSGKNVTALFYFNDNIALQGYEALKELNLNIPDDISVMGFDNFHHTHLVNPPLTTFEHPKYNLGKWAAKILIDEIEQGERMMPMELIFEPVLIERESVKDLTLQ